In a genomic window of Fibrobacter sp. UWH4:
- a CDS encoding (deoxy)nucleoside triphosphate pyrophosphohydrolase: protein MKTIEVVAGIICDGDPRLAGTRMLATQRGYGDYKDYWEFPGGKMESGEISEQALVRELKEELAVDVLVGDFVCTVEYDYPAFHLTMHCYLCTIAGGKAPELLEHEASRWLSQAELRTVDWLPADLQVVEALESR from the coding sequence ATGAAAACGATTGAAGTCGTGGCGGGTATTATTTGTGATGGCGATCCGCGGTTGGCGGGGACTAGGATGCTCGCTACCCAGCGCGGTTATGGCGACTACAAGGATTACTGGGAATTTCCCGGTGGAAAGATGGAGTCCGGCGAAATTTCAGAACAGGCGTTGGTTCGCGAACTTAAAGAAGAACTAGCCGTCGATGTCCTTGTCGGTGATTTTGTCTGCACCGTGGAATATGATTATCCTGCTTTTCACCTGACCATGCATTGCTATCTATGTACGATTGCGGGCGGAAAGGCTCCGGAACTTCTGGAACACGAAGCTTCTAGATGGCTTTCTCAGGCAGAGTTGCGTACTGTGGATTGGCTCCCTGCTGATTTGCAGGTGGTGGAGGCATTAGAAAGCCGTTGA
- the thiS gene encoding sulfur carrier protein ThiS, which translates to MLTINGQSVDAAGKTVAEYLAEAGYNTVRIAVERNEEIVPKAKYAETVLADGDVVEVVNFVGGG; encoded by the coding sequence ATGCTTACGATTAATGGACAGAGTGTCGATGCGGCGGGCAAGACCGTTGCCGAATACCTTGCGGAAGCGGGGTACAATACCGTGCGCATCGCTGTGGAACGGAACGAGGAAATTGTTCCGAAGGCAAAGTATGCCGAGACGGTGTTGGCTGACGGCGATGTCGTCGAGGTTGTGAACTTTGTAGGCGGCGGGTGA
- a CDS encoding T9SS type A sorting domain-containing protein, with amino-acid sequence MGSPSVSNYNVFDMQGRLIARFSDTELVNIQVKMTALVKRPGSYLVKPQEGGRIFRIVIK; translated from the coding sequence TTGGGTTCACCTAGCGTATCGAACTACAATGTATTCGACATGCAGGGACGTTTGATTGCAAGGTTCTCTGATACTGAGCTAGTAAACATTCAGGTGAAAATGACCGCCCTGGTCAAGCGTCCTGGTTCTTACCTGGTCAAGCCTCAAGAGGGTGGACGGATCTTCCGCATTGTGATCAAGTAG
- a CDS encoding sugar phosphate nucleotidyltransferase: protein MMENDSLNVLILAAGLGTRLRPLTNDVPKPLVPVVDASILDLQARKARAIGNIRLHANAHYLADQLVAAGKKLGFEKVWVELPEILGTAGPLKRVYNEGYRGGLLIMNGDAYCDFDLKAFVRNALALAAQPNGPQVALLAVDFPKVNTFRVGADGRLAGIAGRFGATEGAPATFSGVSWYSDEALSRIRDGEFDIREFWKQEIAAGRAPFVDMTQLHATWIDMGSPEGLMSAVEARLKELGRDPNEAVVEPGVELPAGVKIRHSVIYAGAEIAEGETIENEIRGKGFKWNVPPTPVY, encoded by the coding sequence ATGATGGAAAACGATTCCCTGAATGTGTTGATCTTGGCGGCGGGCCTCGGAACGCGGCTTCGCCCGCTGACAAATGACGTGCCGAAACCGCTCGTCCCTGTGGTGGATGCCTCAATTTTGGATTTGCAGGCCCGAAAGGCCCGTGCGATTGGTAACATTCGGTTACACGCAAACGCACACTATCTGGCGGACCAGTTGGTGGCGGCAGGGAAAAAGCTTGGCTTTGAGAAGGTTTGGGTGGAGTTGCCCGAAATTCTTGGAACGGCCGGTCCGCTCAAGCGTGTTTATAATGAAGGCTACCGCGGCGGCCTCTTGATTATGAATGGGGACGCCTATTGCGATTTTGACTTGAAGGCATTTGTTCGAAATGCGCTGGCGTTGGCGGCTCAGCCGAACGGTCCGCAGGTGGCCTTGCTCGCGGTGGATTTTCCGAAGGTGAATACCTTCCGCGTGGGGGCTGATGGCCGCTTGGCGGGCATTGCCGGGAGGTTCGGCGCTACAGAAGGTGCGCCCGCGACGTTCTCGGGCGTTTCGTGGTACAGCGACGAGGCTCTTTCGCGAATCCGCGACGGGGAATTCGATATCCGTGAATTCTGGAAGCAAGAAATTGCGGCGGGGCGTGCTCCGTTCGTGGACATGACGCAGCTGCATGCGACCTGGATTGATATGGGTTCGCCCGAAGGCTTGATGTCGGCGGTGGAGGCCCGCCTTAAGGAACTTGGCCGTGACCCGAACGAAGCTGTCGTTGAACCGGGCGTAGAACTGCCCGCAGGTGTGAAAATCCGTCATTCCGTCATTTATGCCGGCGCGGAAATCGCCGAAGGCGAAACAATCGAAAACGAAATCCGTGGCAAGGGTTTCAAGTGGAACGTCCCTCCAACCCCTGTTTACTAA
- a CDS encoding dUTP diphosphatase, translating into MASQTIKIQYLDDSITRLTYVGGKSDWIDLAAAETVTLKAGDFRLIHLGVAMKLPEGYEAHIAPRSSTFKNFGILQANSVGVVDSSYCGANDWWKMPVYATRDVTIEKGSRIAQFRIMEQQPTLTFEEGPLNGADRGGFGSTGI; encoded by the coding sequence ATGGCATCACAGACGATTAAGATTCAGTACCTCGACGATTCTATCACGCGCCTCACGTATGTGGGCGGCAAGTCCGACTGGATTGACCTCGCGGCGGCGGAGACCGTGACGCTCAAGGCGGGGGATTTCCGCCTGATTCATTTGGGCGTTGCAATGAAGTTGCCCGAGGGTTACGAGGCGCATATCGCCCCGCGTAGTTCCACATTCAAGAATTTCGGCATCTTGCAGGCGAATTCCGTGGGCGTGGTGGATTCCAGTTATTGCGGTGCAAACGACTGGTGGAAAATGCCCGTGTACGCCACCCGCGACGTGACCATCGAGAAGGGAAGCCGCATCGCGCAGTTCCGCATCATGGAGCAGCAGCCGACGCTTACCTTCGAGGAAGGCCCGCTGAACGGCGCAGACCGCGGCGGTTTCGGCAGCACGGGAATCTAA
- a CDS encoding DUF748 domain-containing protein, whose protein sequence is MKKRYIALIVLAVLCILLVVALKVGPNIAKNYVVDHSEELIGRKMKIENVDFSPFSFTVTVDDFAIYESDGTTPFVAFEKFRINVNPTRLVKKEISVSEIYLKGLYTRVTQKGDQFNFSDILDKFAADSTADSTAANAKAATVQAQAADTTQALNLDPNEMIGFSVALENITLEKGNIIYEDLKVGSKIHLEDFSVAIPAVYFSNKNTDIGVNLKFANGGDLGVKVQFNMKTQDFGVNVTLNKLALAIAKPYLKDFINYKDFEGSLGVNLNVAGNVNQILASNVSGTVAVDGIKLTETSGKVIGVSHVGVGIAKANLDQMDFRVDSVIVDGASAHLDLFKDGKTNIDVLLEPIMKPAKNNSSDTTAAEEPKSNEKSKPLKAVVNKLAVINTTVTATDHTPKQPFNYKVSNIAVNGSNINFNTPCAINVTASFPEGGSLSLKYKGALSDISTMDAYISVKNLALKHFSPYSHHYTGYPISSGTMAFASENKMSGWNIESKNTIDIYNIDVGDKDSETDPEYTVPMKVGLYILKDKNDKIQFDVPVKGNVKDPEFSYLKIVWKTVMNLLVKVALSPFKVVGNVAATGAGIVGLDLGKNDEIRIDPLASSFSSEQYAKAQKMTEALAKDSKLKLNFVQSFNLKRTVDAYKTRKLKTEFYKATQNKATLNELDEKAIQAIADKDSAYAAYADAHAKELDRKTLEKEILDMAEARNQELLKTLQQQPGVTKKNVTVTTAPRSALTPKKAMYKVQIDVQ, encoded by the coding sequence ATGAAGAAGCGTTACATAGCCCTTATCGTTCTCGCAGTTCTCTGCATCCTCCTCGTCGTTGCTCTCAAAGTCGGCCCCAACATAGCCAAGAACTATGTAGTCGACCACTCCGAGGAACTCATCGGACGCAAGATGAAAATCGAAAACGTGGACTTCAGCCCGTTTTCTTTCACTGTCACCGTCGATGACTTCGCCATCTACGAAAGCGACGGCACCACACCATTCGTCGCTTTCGAAAAGTTCCGCATCAACGTGAACCCCACGCGTCTCGTCAAAAAAGAGATTAGCGTGAGCGAAATCTACCTGAAAGGCCTATATACGCGAGTCACGCAGAAAGGCGACCAATTCAACTTCAGCGACATTTTAGACAAATTCGCAGCCGACAGCACCGCCGACTCCACCGCAGCAAATGCCAAGGCAGCCACTGTGCAGGCGCAAGCCGCAGACACGACTCAAGCCCTGAATCTTGACCCGAACGAAATGATCGGCTTCAGCGTCGCCCTCGAAAACATCACTCTCGAAAAAGGCAACATCATTTACGAAGACCTCAAGGTCGGCTCCAAGATTCACCTGGAAGATTTCTCCGTCGCCATTCCCGCCGTGTACTTCAGCAACAAGAACACCGACATCGGCGTGAACCTCAAGTTCGCGAACGGCGGCGACCTGGGCGTCAAGGTGCAATTCAATATGAAGACGCAGGACTTCGGCGTTAACGTGACGCTCAACAAGCTCGCGCTCGCCATTGCCAAGCCCTACCTCAAAGACTTTATCAACTACAAGGATTTTGAAGGCTCGCTCGGCGTGAACCTAAACGTCGCAGGCAATGTCAACCAGATTCTCGCCTCGAACGTAAGCGGAACCGTCGCCGTAGACGGCATCAAGCTCACCGAAACCAGCGGCAAGGTCATCGGCGTTTCGCACGTGGGCGTGGGCATCGCCAAGGCGAACCTGGACCAGATGGATTTCCGCGTCGACTCGGTTATCGTAGACGGAGCATCCGCACACCTCGACCTGTTCAAGGATGGCAAAACCAACATCGACGTCCTGCTAGAACCGATCATGAAACCCGCCAAGAACAACTCTTCCGATACAACCGCTGCCGAAGAGCCGAAATCAAACGAAAAATCCAAGCCGCTCAAGGCGGTTGTAAACAAGCTCGCCGTCATCAACACCACCGTTACGGCCACGGACCACACGCCCAAGCAGCCGTTCAACTACAAGGTGAGCAACATCGCCGTCAACGGTTCAAACATCAATTTCAACACCCCCTGCGCCATCAACGTAACAGCCTCCTTCCCCGAAGGCGGATCGCTTTCGCTCAAGTACAAGGGCGCACTTTCCGACATCAGCACGATGGACGCCTACATCAGCGTGAAGAACCTCGCGCTCAAGCACTTTTCGCCGTATAGTCACCACTACACAGGCTACCCCATCAGTTCGGGTACCATGGCGTTTGCGAGCGAAAACAAGATGAGCGGATGGAACATCGAAAGCAAGAATACGATTGACATCTACAACATCGACGTGGGCGACAAGGATTCAGAAACCGACCCGGAATACACCGTTCCGATGAAAGTCGGCCTCTACATTCTCAAGGACAAAAACGACAAGATTCAGTTCGACGTCCCCGTGAAAGGCAACGTGAAGGATCCCGAATTTTCTTACCTAAAAATCGTATGGAAGACCGTGATGAACCTGCTCGTTAAGGTTGCGCTTTCTCCGTTCAAGGTTGTCGGAAATGTCGCCGCGACCGGTGCAGGAATTGTCGGACTTGACCTCGGCAAGAATGACGAAATACGCATCGATCCTCTCGCCAGTTCATTCAGCAGCGAACAGTACGCCAAGGCACAAAAGATGACTGAAGCGCTCGCCAAGGACAGCAAGCTCAAATTAAACTTCGTTCAGAGCTTCAACCTGAAGCGAACCGTTGACGCCTACAAGACGCGCAAGTTGAAAACAGAATTCTACAAGGCAACGCAGAACAAGGCGACGCTCAACGAACTCGATGAAAAGGCCATCCAGGCTATCGCCGACAAGGACAGCGCATACGCCGCCTACGCCGACGCACACGCCAAGGAACTCGACCGCAAGACTCTCGAAAAAGAAATCCTTGATATGGCCGAGGCCCGCAACCAAGAACTGCTCAAGACCCTACAGCAACAGCCCGGAGTCACCAAGAAGAACGTGACCGTGACAACAGCCCCGCGCAGCGCACTCACGCCGAAAAAGGCGATGTACAAGGTGCAGATTGATGTGCAATAA
- a CDS encoding zinc ribbon domain-containing protein, whose translation MTTQDILKNIREKHNLTQDQMAERIHVTRQAVSRWETGETQPNTEMLKVLSKEFNVSINTLLGAPRQLFCQCCGMPLGDDAMISREVDGNFNEDYCKWCYADGKFAYTDKNTLLDFLLSHMPNPENTPDAERRKFFDSHLSQLKHWAG comes from the coding sequence ATGACGACCCAAGATATTTTGAAGAACATCCGCGAAAAGCACAATCTCACCCAAGACCAGATGGCCGAACGCATTCACGTGACCAGGCAGGCCGTAAGCCGCTGGGAGACCGGCGAAACACAGCCGAACACCGAAATGCTCAAGGTATTGTCAAAGGAATTCAATGTTTCCATCAATACGTTGCTCGGCGCTCCACGTCAGCTCTTTTGCCAGTGTTGCGGCATGCCCCTCGGCGACGACGCGATGATCAGCCGCGAAGTCGATGGCAACTTCAACGAGGATTACTGCAAGTGGTGCTATGCCGACGGCAAGTTCGCCTACACCGACAAGAATACGCTGCTGGACTTTTTGCTTTCGCACATGCCTAATCCGGAAAATACGCCAGATGCGGAAAGGCGCAAGTTCTTCGACTCGCACCTTTCGCAATTGAAGCATTGGGCAGGCTAA
- a CDS encoding RNA methyltransferase: MRKFRVVLVEPEHPHNVGFVARAMHCYALDELYIVYPKRDKVIENSYHTAPNSHEVLDKATIVHKFEDAIGDCACAVAFSRRIYGSAIKHTMMPGLSELLPENGTIALVFGRESCGLETEEVNACTYQCEIPVPGLMSLNLAQAVTVGLYELCRSGALANGEGRAKRGSKGACETAPATIDQIDSFKKFLDRYLTGQYHDQSWRDNFLNTLLQRLHPTRNELSAMFGLIRNLAKKPARLEQAADKAAAQKAAKAAETATDK, from the coding sequence ATGCGTAAATTCAGAGTTGTACTTGTTGAACCGGAACATCCGCACAATGTGGGCTTTGTGGCCCGCGCCATGCACTGCTACGCCCTCGATGAACTTTATATCGTTTACCCGAAGCGCGACAAGGTGATTGAAAATTCATACCACACGGCACCGAACAGTCACGAGGTCCTGGACAAGGCGACCATCGTGCACAAGTTCGAAGATGCCATCGGTGATTGCGCCTGCGCAGTTGCCTTCAGCCGCCGCATTTACGGGTCTGCCATCAAGCACACGATGATGCCTGGGCTTTCGGAATTGTTGCCCGAGAATGGCACGATTGCTCTTGTGTTTGGTCGAGAATCTTGTGGCCTCGAAACCGAAGAGGTGAATGCCTGCACGTACCAGTGCGAAATCCCGGTGCCGGGACTTATGAGTTTGAACTTGGCGCAGGCGGTGACGGTGGGCCTGTACGAACTTTGCCGCAGCGGAGCGCTCGCCAATGGCGAAGGTCGCGCGAAGCGTGGAAGCAAGGGTGCCTGCGAAACGGCTCCGGCGACGATTGACCAAATTGACAGCTTCAAGAAGTTCCTGGACCGCTACTTGACTGGCCAGTATCACGACCAGTCGTGGCGTGACAACTTCCTCAATACGCTTTTGCAGCGCCTGCACCCGACCCGCAACGAACTTTCGGCGATGTTCGGACTTATTCGTAATCTTGCGAAAAAGCCCGCCCGCCTGGAACAGGCTGCCGACAAGGCCGCGGCACAGAAAGCCGCTAAGGCTGCCGAAACGGCAACAGACAAATAA
- a CDS encoding thiazole synthase, whose translation MDEKKDALVIGGHEFSSRFILGSGKYSLKLIEAAVRDAGAQIVTLAVRRANTKDHENILDYIPKGVTLLPNTSGARNAAEAVRIARLSRELGCGDFVKIEIMRDTKYLLPDNYETIKATETLAKEGFVVMPYMYPDLNVARDLVNAGAAAVMPLAAPIGSNKGLSTREFIQILIDEIDLPIIVDAGIGKPSEACAAMEMGAAAIMANTALATAGDLPMMAQSFKLAIEAGRKAYLAGLGRVLTRGASASDPLTGFLRD comes from the coding sequence ATGGACGAAAAGAAAGATGCTCTTGTTATTGGCGGTCACGAATTCAGTTCCCGTTTCATTTTAGGTTCCGGCAAGTATTCCCTTAAGTTGATTGAAGCAGCGGTGCGCGATGCCGGGGCACAGATTGTGACCCTCGCGGTGCGCCGTGCGAATACCAAGGACCACGAGAATATTTTGGACTATATTCCGAAGGGCGTGACCTTGCTCCCCAATACCTCCGGCGCACGCAACGCCGCCGAGGCGGTGCGCATCGCGCGCCTTTCCCGCGAACTCGGCTGCGGTGATTTCGTTAAAATCGAAATCATGCGCGACACCAAGTACCTTTTGCCCGACAACTACGAAACCATCAAGGCGACTGAAACCTTGGCGAAAGAGGGTTTCGTAGTGATGCCTTATATGTACCCGGATTTGAATGTGGCGCGCGACCTCGTGAACGCAGGTGCCGCAGCCGTGATGCCGCTCGCCGCTCCGATTGGAAGCAACAAGGGGCTTTCGACTCGCGAATTCATCCAAATTCTCATCGATGAAATCGACCTTCCGATTATCGTGGATGCGGGCATCGGCAAACCGTCTGAAGCTTGCGCTGCCATGGAAATGGGCGCCGCTGCGATTATGGCGAATACAGCACTTGCAACCGCCGGTGACTTGCCTATGATGGCGCAGAGTTTCAAGCTTGCCATCGAAGCGGGCCGCAAGGCTTACCTCGCTGGCCTTGGCCGCGTACTGACCCGCGGCGCTTCTGCCTCCGACCCGCTCACGGGATTCTTGAGAGACTAA
- the thiF gene encoding thiamine biosynthesis protein ThiF has protein sequence MQSEISQMCDSRVPTREEMLAALEKRQGADAVRKLQAATVAVCGLGGLGSNIAISLARAGVGKLILVDFDCVDVTNLHRQQYKANQVGMPKPDALLANLKEIAPYTEYETHFEKVTAENAVPLLAKADVVCEAFDNAEAKAMLVNTVLENMPEKYLVAASGMAGYDSGNSITTRKVTKRFYVCGDGKSDVNDGIGLIAPRVMLCAAHQALTVVRIIVDFA, from the coding sequence ATGCAATCCGAAATTTCGCAGATGTGCGATTCCCGCGTGCCGACTCGCGAAGAGATGCTCGCTGCGCTAGAAAAGCGGCAAGGTGCAGATGCCGTACGCAAGTTGCAGGCTGCCACGGTTGCCGTTTGCGGCTTGGGCGGGCTTGGTTCAAATATCGCGATTTCTTTGGCGCGGGCCGGAGTCGGCAAATTGATTCTGGTTGATTTCGATTGCGTCGATGTGACGAACTTGCATCGTCAGCAGTACAAGGCGAACCAGGTGGGTATGCCGAAGCCCGATGCCTTGCTTGCGAACTTGAAAGAGATTGCCCCGTACACGGAATACGAAACTCACTTTGAAAAGGTGACTGCCGAAAATGCGGTCCCGCTCCTGGCCAAGGCCGATGTGGTTTGCGAGGCGTTCGACAATGCCGAGGCGAAGGCGATGCTTGTGAATACGGTGCTCGAAAATATGCCCGAAAAGTACCTAGTCGCAGCTTCTGGAATGGCCGGCTACGATAGCGGAAATTCAATTACGACCCGCAAGGTGACCAAACGCTTTTATGTCTGTGGTGACGGCAAAAGCGATGTGAATGACGGAATCGGTTTGATCGCCCCGCGCGTGATGCTCTGTGCTGCCCATCAGGCCCTGACCGTTGTGCGTATCATTGTTGATTTTGCGTAA
- a CDS encoding cellulase family glycosylhydrolase: protein MKKINSFAAILTLAAFSDAAVNLNVSLGDSIKPVTHVATGSLYGLTETLPSNIEKDVAPLKPNVFLSPARSGSGRQQGIGGAFLVAPRVEGIGAKIQIRLADVLPGWPYKFQNMDHWKNEVTSVINDKLKSNNKNFDGYEIWNEPNDTWKVSGIDFNSGLWKQTYDLIRKLDPGAKIIGPSYSFYHASKMEEFVKYCSQNNCMPDVVSWHQWGSGGFVGSVETYRNLEKKYNVKPRPLSINEYSSTEHSEEGCPGLSVPFIAKFERHGVESAMISWWFVPLPGRLGSLLTKNNERGGGWWLYKWYGDMSGYMAKVTPPNDKSDGVDGFAALDKKKGFASIVLGGNTLGDVNVNISGIPAAFGNKVNVTVEYVVWEDKDKAVPSTTPVSDKEYGVSDGKITVPVNITNTKYGYRVYVTPIIPQAPYKDVAAAIPGKIEVENYDVGGSGKSFLDKDDDNKGGEYRDDAVDIVKAGNGYAIGYTQEGEWLEYTVKVAEAGEYGLSVSYATSSENTGVKLYVDDKVIKDDVVFPQGADWETYSTYDAGKVNLDAGDHVLKLEIVGNYVNIDWLELCKTD, encoded by the coding sequence ATGAAAAAGATAAACAGTTTTGCTGCTATTTTGACTCTAGCCGCTTTTTCAGATGCGGCTGTGAACTTGAACGTTAGTTTAGGCGACAGCATTAAGCCGGTAACCCATGTGGCCACGGGCTCGCTTTACGGCCTTACTGAGACGCTTCCGAGCAATATCGAGAAGGACGTTGCGCCCCTGAAGCCGAACGTTTTTCTTTCGCCGGCTCGTAGCGGTAGCGGCCGCCAGCAGGGCATTGGTGGTGCGTTCCTCGTTGCTCCGCGTGTCGAAGGCATCGGTGCCAAAATCCAAATTCGCCTTGCCGACGTCTTGCCTGGTTGGCCCTACAAGTTCCAGAACATGGACCACTGGAAAAACGAGGTGACTTCGGTCATTAACGACAAGCTCAAATCAAATAACAAGAATTTCGACGGTTACGAAATCTGGAATGAGCCGAACGACACCTGGAAGGTTTCGGGAATAGATTTCAATTCCGGTCTTTGGAAACAGACTTATGATTTGATTCGCAAGCTTGACCCGGGTGCAAAAATTATCGGACCTTCGTATTCTTTTTACCATGCGTCCAAGATGGAAGAATTCGTGAAATACTGCTCGCAGAACAACTGCATGCCCGACGTGGTCAGTTGGCACCAGTGGGGTAGCGGCGGCTTTGTGGGCTCTGTCGAAACCTACCGCAATCTTGAAAAGAAATACAACGTCAAGCCGCGTCCGTTGAGTATCAATGAATATTCTTCGACGGAACATAGCGAAGAAGGCTGCCCGGGTCTGTCTGTTCCGTTTATCGCCAAATTCGAACGCCACGGTGTCGAAAGCGCTATGATTTCTTGGTGGTTTGTACCGCTTCCGGGACGATTGGGTAGCTTGCTCACCAAGAACAACGAACGCGGTGGCGGTTGGTGGCTGTATAAGTGGTACGGTGATATGAGCGGCTACATGGCTAAGGTTACGCCGCCCAATGACAAGAGCGACGGCGTAGACGGCTTTGCCGCCCTTGACAAGAAGAAAGGCTTTGCAAGCATTGTGCTTGGAGGCAATACTTTGGGCGATGTAAACGTGAATATCTCGGGGATTCCCGCTGCATTTGGAAACAAGGTGAATGTGACGGTGGAATATGTGGTATGGGAAGACAAGGACAAGGCTGTTCCATCGACGACTCCGGTGTCAGACAAGGAATATGGTGTAAGTGACGGCAAGATTACGGTGCCGGTGAATATCACGAATACCAAGTACGGTTATCGTGTGTATGTGACGCCGATTATTCCTCAGGCGCCTTATAAGGATGTTGCCGCTGCAATCCCGGGAAAAATTGAAGTCGAAAATTACGATGTCGGTGGCTCAGGCAAGTCATTCCTCGACAAGGATGACGATAACAAGGGCGGCGAGTACCGCGACGATGCTGTTGATATCGTAAAGGCGGGCAATGGCTACGCCATCGGCTACACGCAGGAAGGCGAATGGCTCGAATACACGGTGAAGGTAGCCGAAGCGGGTGAGTATGGCTTGTCCGTGAGCTACGCAACTTCTTCCGAAAATACTGGCGTTAAGTTGTATGTGGATGACAAGGTCATCAAGGACGATGTCGTTTTCCCGCAAGGCGCTGACTGGGAAACTTATTCTACATACGATGCGGGCAAGGTGAATCTTGATGCGGGTGACCATGTGCTCAAACTTGAAATTGTGGGCAACTATGTGAACATCGACTGGCTGGAACTTTGTAAAACTGATTAG